The Agreia sp. COWG nucleotide sequence GCCCCGAGCACCGCGGTCAGGTTCGCCCCGGGAAATTGCGTCGATTGCTCGACACGCACCGAGGTGATCGAGAGGGTGACCCCGCTCGCGGCAGCATCGGCCGTCGCCTTCTCGAAGAGGGAGTTCGCGAGTCCGAGTGCCGCAGCCTGTTGTGCGGCATCCGCGTAGTACACGGTCGTGGTCTTGAAGTCCGATGAGCTGGCGTTCGCGGTCGAGCCGACGCCCGCCCATCCGGCCGTCACGAGCGAGTCTCCGACGCTCGCGGCCAGGCCTGCAGTGGTCGTGCCGTTCAGAATGGTGATGGTCGCCGCCGGGTCGACCACCGGCGTGATCGTGGCGGTCGGCGTCGGCTCCGGCGTCGCGGCCTGGGTCGTCGAGGTATCGGAACCGAAGACATCGGGAATGACGATGCTCTTGTTGATCACGCCGAGCGCGATCACACCGGCCCCGACGATGACGCCCGTGGCCAGGGCAGCCCAGGCGAAGGCGATCCAGCCACGGCCCTTCCGGCGCGGTCCACGGTGGGCACCGGTGCGATGCAGATCGGCGGGAATGACGTCGAAACGGTCGGCGGGGTATTTGGCCATGGTCTGGTCTGGGTCCTAGTCGTCGAGGGACGTGAAGCGCGACTGCCTGGCAGCCGTCCTGGCGTCCCGCACGCGGTGCAGTCTCTTGATGAGCATCGGGTCATGGGCGAGGGCGAGCGGTGACTCCATGAGCCTGCCGAGCACCTGGTAGTAGCGAGCGGCCGACATCCCGAACTCGTTTCGGATGGCCTGCTCCTTCACGCCCGCGTGCTTCCACCACATTCGCTCGAACGACAGGATGGCGACATCGCGCGAATCGAGACTCGACGGCGAGACCTGCTGGTCGTTGTCGTCGGCGGGGTGTTCTGCGGCGTCCACAGCTCGTCCCCGTTCTCGTCGCGGAGTCCGGCCGGTCCCCGATTGTGAACATCCTAGGGGGGCCTTCCTCCGCATCCGCCGAACGGCGCGGCCTGCCGCGAAGGCTAGCGCGCGGCGCGGTACAGGGTGCGGTGGGGGATAACCGCCTCGACGAACTCCTCGCCCACAGGCACGAAGCCGAAGCCCGCGTAGAGCTCGGTGATGTAGCTCTGCGAGTGCAAGAGCAGCGGCTCGCTTCCGAAGAGCTCGACCACTCGCGTCAGCAGCAGCCGGGCGAACCCTCGGCCGCGATACGCCGCGCCCACGACAACACGCCCTGGGAGGCGGTGAGCGTCGCCGTACTCGGCCTCGGCGTCGCAGAGCACCCTCAGATAGGCCGCCACATCCCCGTGGTCACCGGCGATCCAGAGATGCGCCGTCGCATCTTCTTTATCTCGCCGATCGAGCTCGCTCTCATCGACCTTCTGCTCCACATAGAAGACGTCGGTGCGCAGCTTCACGATCTCGTACAGCTCG carries:
- a CDS encoding DUF3263 domain-containing protein codes for the protein MDAAEHPADDNDQQVSPSSLDSRDVAILSFERMWWKHAGVKEQAIRNEFGMSAARYYQVLGRLMESPLALAHDPMLIKRLHRVRDARTAARQSRFTSLDD
- a CDS encoding LytR C-terminal domain-containing protein, which gives rise to MAKYPADRFDVIPADLHRTGAHRGPRRKGRGWIAFAWAALATGVIVGAGVIALGVINKSIVIPDVFGSDTSTTQAATPEPTPTATITPVVDPAATITILNGTTTAGLAASVGDSLVTAGWAGVGSTANASSSDFKTTTVYYADAAQQAAALGLANSLFEKATADAAASGVTLSITSVRVEQSTQFPGANLTAVLGADFVEPSIDGSTDEPTQ
- a CDS encoding GNAT family N-acetyltransferase, which gives rise to MTLDSPVTIVEKRWSELLTDELYEIVKLRTDVFYVEQKVDESELDRRDKEDATAHLWIAGDHGDVAAYLRVLCDAEAEYGDAHRLPGRVVVGAAYRGRGFARLLLTRVVELFGSEPLLLHSQSYITELYAGFGFVPVGEEFVEAVIPHRTLYRAAR